From Parasteatoda tepidariorum isolate YZ-2023 chromosome 1, CAS_Ptep_4.0, whole genome shotgun sequence, one genomic window encodes:
- the LOC139426621 gene encoding uncharacterized protein, translated as MPLRRKRARFQQLTEFERGRIIDLREAGLSHRTVAARVQRNRSTVMRVWKQLTDECQTTRKSGSGPRNVTSARNDRHLVRMELTDRTAPSRQLAAQWSIATGVSLCASSIRRHQLQRGLRARTPFIQDHHHAKP; from the coding sequence ATGCCTCTTCGACGAAAGAGAGCGAGATTTcaacaacttacggagtttgaaagAGGGAGAATCATCGACCTTCGTGAAGCTGGATTGTCTCATCGTACAGTAGCCGCTCGTGTGCAGCGTAACAGAAGCACAGTGATGCGTGTTTGGAAGCAGTTGACGGACGAGTGTCAGACAACTCGGAAATCCGGGAGTGGACCCCGAAATGTCACGTCAGCTCGCAATGATAGACACCTGGTCCGCATGGAGCTGACAGACCGTACGGCTCCTTCTAGACAACTGGCAGCACAGTGGTCAATAGCTACAGGTGTTTCATTGTGTGCTTCATCAATTCGTAGACATCAACTGCAGCGTGGACTGCGCGCAAGGACTCCTTTTATACAGGATCACCATCACGCTAAACCATAG